From Pseudomonas arsenicoxydans:
GCGGGCGGTGTGGCCTCGGCCGGTGGCGAAGGCGTGCCGACCGAGTTCGTCATCGACGTCCATGGCGAAACCTACCGCGTCGACATCACCGGTGTTGGCGTGAAGGCCGAAGGCAAGCGTCACTTCTACCTGTCCATCGACGGCATGCCGGAAGAAGTGGTGTTTGAACCGCTCAACGAATTCGTCAGCGGCGGCAGCAGCAAGCGCAAGCAAGCCACTGCACCGGGCCACGTCAGCACCACCATGCCGGGCAACATCGTCGACGTGCTGGTCAAGGAAGGCGACACCGTGAAAGCCGGGCAAGCCGTGCTGATCACCGAAGCGATGAAGATGGAAACCGAAGTCCAATCGGCCATCGCCGGCAAAGTCACCGCCATCCACGTGGCCAAGGGCGACCGGGTGAATCCGGGCGAAATCCTGATCGAGATCGAAGGCTGAGTTAACAGCCTCGATTGACCGCTTTAACCTCGGGGGGGCATGTGCTCCCCTTTTTTTTCGCCCGGGATTTGTGGCTTAGAAATTCATCCGCCATTGACCCGTTACGCCATGGTTTCGGCTGTCGGTGCCGAACTCACCATTAAGGCCGACACCAAGCGTATGGTTCGCCGACAGCCCAAGGTCCAGACCTGCATCGACCAGCAAACTGTCCCGATCCAGCGGTGCACCGTAAACGCGGTAGTTTTTCCCGCCTGTTACCAATCGCTGACGGGTATCGATATAGACATCCCCATAGGTGTGCTTCCAGCCGGCACTGAATCGTGGGGTCAGTTGCATGCCGTTATCCAGGGTGTTGAGCTTCGCCAGCCGCAAGCCGAATGTGCTGTTCAGGTTGTTTTGAGTCTGGCCCTCAACCTTCAATGCTGCGGCGCCACCTTTTTCGGTGTAGCCGTCACGCTGATAGCGCTGGTAACCCAGGCTGGCGAACGGTTCGATGCTGACGTTGGCACGGCCCAGGTTGTAAGCCACTTCAGCGAAGGCCTGTTGGGTGCTGGCATCGTAACGACCTTGCGGGCGGTCGCTGAAACCGTTGAAGGCAACACGGCGTTTGGTGCTGCCATCGTGATTGCTGTAGGTCGCGCCCAGGCGCAGCGCCACAGGACCGTTCTGGCGCTGGGCGTAGGCGCCCAGATGCCAGCTGTCGAGATCGCCGTCGAGGTCGCGGCTGTCCAGGCGAGTGTCGGATTTGCCGGCCATCACGCCGATGCGCCATTGCCCATCGATGTGCCAATCGGCGCCCAGCACCAAGCCATGGGTGGAATGTTTCAGAGGGTCGTAATCGCGATCCAGCGTTCCGCCGTGACCTAGTGCCTGCAACCAGATTCTGCTGCTTTGTTCATTGCCTGCGGCTGTGCGCGGCGAGTTCTTCTGATTGCCGAAGCCTGCTGCGCTGTCCATTTGGCGCATGGCTGAGAGCAGGGTTGTGCTGATTGGGCTGTCGCTGTTGAGTGTCGCCTTCGCGAGGTTGGCATTGTTGCTGCCGGCCAGTTGTTCGATGGCATGAGAGGCGGTTTGAATATCGGTGCCGAGAAGTGCGGCGACAGCGACGTTTGTGGGCGTGGAGGGTTTTGCTGGCGAAGGGGCGGGATGTGCTGCTGTCGCAGGTGCTGAAGCGGTGACCGGCGTATCAGCGGCTATGGGTGGCGTCGGGGTTTCAGCGAAGAGGGGGGCGACGTCAGATGAAGTCTCTGCTTGCGGTATGTCGATCGGCTCTTCAACGCTTTGGGCGAATTCCTCCCCGTTCTCGGTGATTGCGAAAGCCTCGATAGGCACGTCGTTACGGGTCAAGATCAGATCGACTTTCTGCTCTTCGTATTCAACCTTGGGCGTTAAAAACGCAAGGTTATTGAGGACCTTTCCAAATTCCCCTTCGACTCTATTGGCTAAAAGAATGGTGTTTGCGCTGACGTATGGATAGTCGCCCGGTGACGCAACGATGTTCAGCGTGGCGCCCCCCAGACTGGCGGTGCCGTCGACTATAACCGTTGCACTGTTGCGGTCGGCGTCGACCTCGTAGGTCAGTTCGGCCGTTTTGGAAAGCCTCAGGTCGCCCGACACTGTCGGTGCACCGTGAATCTTGTCGACGGAGAACCTGCCGTTGACCTGCAAGCCCCCGACTCGACCATTGCCGGCGAAAGCCCCTTTTTCATCAACAAGAACCTCGCCCATGACAGTCCCCGAGTTGGTCAGGGTGCCTCCTGACTGCACCGTTACGCCGCCTCCGATCTCGCCTGTGTTGACAAGAGAACCCTGGATCAACGCTCCTCCTTCGACACCCCCATCATTTATGAGGGTCGCTTTGGGGCGCACCCATACCCCCGTTTTGAAGTCATTTAGGCTGTTCACGGTCCACGTGCTTCGTTTGAGTTCCAGGCCTTCGAAGTTGCGACTCTCGCCCAACGTGCCGCCACTTGCCGTATCAAGTTGCAGGAAATTGGTCCCGCCACGACCGTCTACCGTGCCGGTGAGGGCTCCCCGGCCAGTGACTATGACAAGGTCATTTCCTTCGCTGAAAGCCCGATTATTTCCATCGACTGCTCTGGTGATGGAGGTCTTGATGGTGTCGGCGTGGCTGATAAAAGCCTCGAGCTGTCCGATGAGCTGCTCCGGTGTTTCAGAAGAAGGAGTGCCGGCATCGACGGACGTCTGCTCGGCGAAAGAAAAATCAACGCAACCCACTGCCAGCGCAATGGCCAGCGCCAAGTGGTGTGGACGGAATCTGTGTTGAGTGAACATTGAGTTTTGCCTCTATTGATAAGAGGCAAAACTCTAAAGAGAGCGCTTGATTGCCGATGTCAGGCGGTTCTGGCGGGTGTGCAGGTGTTGTCAAATCGTGGTGTCGAAAATGACGAGTCGCCGAGTAACAGCGGTTTTTAGCCAGTGGAATCGACGACGTTTCTTACAACTCACCGAGACATTACCGGCTATCACAAAATCAGAAACTGATTTCCCACCGTCCAATCACCTGGCGATACCCCTAGCTGCGCTGTAAATACGCCTTCCCGTAATGCCGCTCCATCCTCGCCTGTAACAGCTCCAGCCCAATCGACATCACCCAATAAATCACCGCCGCGGTCGTCAGCATTTCGATGTACCGATAGCTCGACCGTCCATACGACTGCGCCAAAAACATCACTTCCCAAACGCCCATCACCGAGATCAGTGACGAGTCCTTGAGCATGGAGATGAATTGATTGGTGGTGGGCGGAATGATGGTGCGCATGGCCTGGGGCAGGGTGACGCGCCAGAAAATTACGGTTTCACGCATGCCCAGCGCCAGGGAGGCCTCGCGTTGGCCGTGGGGAACGCCGAGGATGCCGGCGCGGAAGATTTCGCTGAGGTAGGCGCCGTAGTTCAACGACAGCGCGATGATGCCGGCGGCGATGGCGCCCGGGACGATGCCGAGTTGCGGCAGGCCCAGGTAGATCAGCAGGATCTGGATCAGCAGCGGCGTGCCGCGAAAGAACGAGGCGTAGAAACTTGCAATCCCGAAGGCCACGGCGCTTTTCGACAGTCGCGCCAGAGCGGTAATGAAACCCAGCAGCGACGACGTCACGATTGAGCACAGGCACAAAAACAGTGTCAGCGCCGCGCCTTGCAGAAAGCCGTTTGGCGCCAGGTGCAGGCCGATCAGGTTGGGCAGTTTGTCGAGGATGATCGAGAACTTCAGGTCGAAGCTCAGGAAGAAACTGGCGAACAAACCCAACATCGCCGCCCACGTCAGGTATAGCCGCGTGCGAAAGCCGAAGATTCGCCGCAGCCGGGATTCAGCCACCGGTTGTGGTGGCTGAGGTGGTGTCGGGAAAGAAGTCATTTGCTGATGTCGGCGCCGATCCATTTTTGCGAGAGCTTGCTCAGGGTGCCGTCCTGTTTCAGTTGCGCAAAGACTTCACGCACCTTGGCGTCCCACTGTGCATCGCCCTTTTCGATGGCGACCGAGTTGGGTTCCGAATACAGCGGCTCGCCGGCCAGTTTGAAGCGTTTGTCTTCGGTCAGACGTGGTTGCGCGGTGACGAGATTGGTGAGGATCGCATCGAGCCGCACGCCTGCGCCCAGCGCCAAGTCCTGGAACGCTACGTTATCGGTGTCATACGGCGCGATCTGCACATCTTCAAACGGATACTGCAATTGGGTGTCTTCGGCGCCTTCAATCACCAGGTTTTTATTCAGATAACTTTCATAGCTGGAGGCGCTGGTAAGGCCGACTTTCTTGCCACTCAGGTCTTTGGCGCTGTGGATGCTGTCGTCCTTGGCGTTGACCACGATCACCGCTGGCGAAGCGTAGTACTCGACCGGGAAATCGAAGACCTCGGCGCGGGCCTTGCTCGGGGTCATCGAGCAGACGCAAATGTCGTAGCGCCCGCTCCAGCGGCCGGCGGCGATGACATCCCACGACGGGGTTTCGAGGCGCAGTTTGACGCCCAGTTTATCCGCCACGGCTTTGGCGACATCAACGTCGAAACCGGCGAGCTGGTTCTGCTCATTCAGAAACGAGAAGGGTGGATAGCTTTCCATCAACACGCCCACTAGTTCTTTCTTTTGCTCGATGCGATCCAGCGTGTCGCCGGCAAAGGCTTGGGTAGAGGCAGCCAGAATCGTCAGGCCCAGGGCCAGTAGTGGTTGAATTTTCACAATCGATCCCTGCTAAAAAAATGGTTGTTATTAACCGGATGGTGCGTATTAAATAGTTATAAGGGCGACTCTGGTAGTGAGTTATTTTCATAAGCATATGAGTAAAAAGCATATGGGCGCAGCGAACACAGTAATTCTGGATGGCGGCATGGGTCGTGAGTTGCAACGCCGAGGGGCGCCGTTCAGACAGCCGGAATGGTCGGCACTGGCCTTGAGCGAAGCGCCGCAAGCAGTGGAAGCGGTGCATGCGGCTTATATCGAATCTGGCGCGGACGTCATCACCAGCAACAGCTATGCGGTGGTGCCGTTTCACATCGGCGAAGAGCGTTTTGCCGCTGAAGGTCAGGCCCTGGCAGCGCTCGCCGGTGAGTTGGCCCGACGTGCCGTCGATGCCGCGGGCAAGCCTGTGCGGGTCGCGGGTTCATTACCGCCACTGTTCGGCTCTTACCGTCCGGATCTGTTCAACGCTGCCCGGGTGACTGAATTGCTGGACCCACTGGTTAAGGGGCTGGCACCGCATGTCGACCTGTGGCTGGCTGAAACCCAAAGCTCGATTATCGAGGCGCGGGCGATTCACGCGGGTCTGCCGAAGGACGGCAAACCGTTTTGGCTGTCGTTTACCTTGAAGGATGAAGACACGGACGAAGTGCCGCGTTTACGTTCCGGGGAACCGGTTGCTGAAGCGGCTGAGGCGGCTGCCGAGCTGGGTGTCGAGACATTGTTGTTCAACTGCAGCCAGCCAGAAGTCATCGGCGCTGCAATTGATGCGGCGAGGGAAACCTTCGAGCGTTTGGGGGTGAAGATTCACATTGGCGCGTACGCCAATGCCTTCCCGCCGCAACCGAAGGAGGCCACTGCCAACGACGGTCTTGATCCGCTGCGCGAAGACCTTGATCCGCCAGGTTATCTGCAGTGGGCGGCGGACTGGCAAGAACGCGGCGCCAGCCATTTGGGAGGTTGCTGCGGGATCGGGCCGGAGCACATCGCAGTGTTGGCCCAGAAACTCGCCTAAGATCGCCCCCGAGTCCGCCCCGGGATGCTTTCCCACGCAGAGCGTGGGAATGATCGTCAGGTGCGGCACTCGGCAAGGGTTTTCACCTGCCCCGACTCCGTCTGATTCTCATCGCTCAACCAGCGCTCGAACCCCGCGCCAATCGCCGGCCATTCCGAGTCCAGAATCGAGTACCACGCCGTGTCCCGGTTCTGTCCCTTGACCACCATGTGCTGGCGGAACACACCTTCAAAACTGAACCCCAAGCGCTCCGCTGCGTACTTGGAGCGGGCGTTGCCGTTGTTGCACTTCCATTCCAGGCGTCGGTAACCCAGTGCGAACGACTCCTTGGCCAGCAGGTAAATCGCCTCGGTACTTTTTGGCGAGCGCTGCATCGGCGCGCCGAAGGTTACATGGCCGATTTCAATGCGACCCTGAGCAGGAACAATCGACATCAGACTGAGGATGCCCTGCACCTCACCGCTTGCCCGATCAATCACGCTGAAGAAATACGGGTCGCTGTTGGCCGCATGATTGTTCAGCCAGTCGTTGAACGCGCTGCGCTCAGGAAAAGGCCCGTACGGCAAATAGTCCCAGAGTTTCGGGTCTGAGCCCGGGCCTTGCAGGGCTTTCCACAAACCATCGGCGTGACGCGCCGGGTCGAGTTTCTCCAGGCGGATGAAACGCCCTTCGAGGGTTTGAACCGATGGCGCCGGGACGCCTGTCCAGTTAGCGAGTGAAGTCGACATGTTGTTCTCCTTGAACGTTAAAGGGCTTTGCGAAACTGGATGAAACCGGGGCGTTCGGCGATGCGCTCGTAGAGCTGGATCGCGGTCGCGTTGGTCTCGTGGGTCAGCCAATGGACTTTGCAGCAGCCATCCTCTTTGGCGGTGGCGTAAACGAATTCGATCAACTTTCGCCCGACGCCGGTGCCGCGGGTTTCCGGCACTACCAACAAGTCTTGAAGGTAGCAGGAGTTTTCAATGCTCCAGTTCGAGCGATGGTAGATGAAGTTCACCATGCCGACCGCCTTGCCATCGAGCCACGCCAAGGCCGAATGAGTCGGTTCGTTGCGGTCGAGCATGCGCTGCCAGGTGCTGTGCGTAACCGCCTCCGGCAACTCGGTGTTGTAGAAGCGCAGGTAGGCTTGCCACAGCGGCAACCAGGCAGCGTGTTCGTCGGCGGTCACCTGGCGAATTTCAATCTGACTCATGTTCATTTCCTTAACGCATCAAGTGGGCGAGGGCTTGGTCGTGGACGTCAGGGCTGGCGGCGAGGCCTTCGCGCACGCCAGCGATGTCTGCGGTGCTGCGGTTCTGGCTGAGCTTGCGTTTGCCTTCCAGGCGCTGGATCGGCAGGGCAAACCCGACGATGGCTTTGAGCATGCCGTCGATGTAGTCGGCGGGCGCATCCGCCACTTTCCACGGCTGTGCGCGGCCGGCCTCGTGGCGATCGGTCAGCGAGCTGACCAGGCCAAGCAGACGATCGGCATCGCTGAACACTTCGGCCGTGCCGTAAGCGTGGACGGCAACGTAGTTCCAGGTGGGCACGACTTTGCCGTGTTCGGCTTTGCTCGGGTAAAATCCCGGACTGACGTAGGCATCGGCACCGGCAAAAATCACCAGCGCCTCGGCCCCGTCCTGCAATTCTTTCCACTGCGGATTGGCCCGGGCGAAGTGGCCGTAGAGGGTGCCATTGGGGCCTTCGTCAGGGCGAAAGAGCAACGGCAGATGACTGGCCTGCAGGCCTTGCTCACCGTGGGTAATTACCATGGCGAGGCGGGTGCCGAGTATCTGCTGGTGCAGTTCATCCACATCTTTGATGGCAAAGCCGTTTGGGTTGTACATAGAAAAAATTCCTTGGCGAATGTCTGCATCCTAGGCAGGCTATTGGTCTGTTGTAAGAGCCATTAATGACCAATTTCGTGGGTCCATTGTCATGAGCCAGGCGCCGCTTTCTCTTTCATTCAACCCCGCCGGTATCGAACTCGATCGTCGCCAGGGCTTGAGCCGCCAGCTTTATCAGGCGTTGCGCCTGCGGGTGCTGGACGGACGACTGGCCAGCGGCACACGATTGCCGGCCAGTCGGGATCTGGCGACTGCGCTGGCGATTTCCCGCAACAGCGTGGTCCGTGCCTACGATCAGCTGTACGCAGAAGGGTTTATCGAAGGGCGTGTCGGCGACGGAACTTACGTGGCGCAATTGCCGCAAGCCGCACTCCCGACGAAAAAACTATCCACAAAAGTATCCACAGGGTTGTCAACAGGGTTACCCACAACCTTATCCACAAATTGGCTGGATTTGCCTGTGGTTTCATCCAGTAAAGTTATCCACAGCGGGCCTTTAGGGCGCGTTGAAAAGAATCATTTGGCGCTGCCGCCGAGTGGTCCTCCCCGGGCATTTCGGGTCGGCGTTCCGGCGTTCGATCTGTTTCCTTTCGAGGTCTGGGCCAAGCTGAATGCGGCTTTCTGGCGAAAACCGGATCTGCAGCAACTGTGTTACGGCGATCCGGCAGGGGATGCGCGTTTGCGCGGCATGATCGCCGCGTACTTGCGCAGCTCCCGGGGCATGCAATGCTCGGCTGAGCAAATAGTGATCACCAGTGGCGCGCAACAGGGGATTAGCCTTTGTGCACAGCTGCTGGTAGAGCCTGGCGATGGCGTCGCGATTGAAAATCCGGGGTATCGGGCGGCGGGGCATGCGTTCGCGGTGGCCGGGGCGCGTTTGCATGGTGTGGCGGTGGACGCCGAGGGCATCGATTGCACCGAATTGAACGCGCTTAGTGATTGTCGTCTGGCTTATGTGACGCCGTCGCATCAATACCCGACCGGCGTGGTGATGAGCCTGGCGCGACGCCTTGAATTGCTGGCCTGGGCCGAACGTACCCAAGGCTGGATCGTCGAGGACGACTACGACGGTGAATACCGTTACAGCGGCGCGCCGTTGGCACCGTTGGCGGCCCTCGATCGGCAGGGGCGGGTGCTGTATGTCGGGACCTTTGGCAAGGTTGCATTCCCGGCATTGAGACTGGGTTATCTGGTGCTGCCACCCGGCCTGGTTCAGGCTTTCTCACAACGTCGGGCAGTGGATGTTCGACATTCTGAAGTGAGCACCCAGGCGGTGATGGCCGAGTTCATGGGGGCAGGGCACTTTCAGCGACACATCCGTCGCATGCGCCGTGCGGCCCTTGGCCGGCGCAACACCTTGCTGGCCGGTTGGCCCCAAAACATCCCCGGCATTGGCAGCCTGCCGAGTGTTGCCGCAGGCTTGCACCTGACGGTGGCGGTCAACTCGCAAGCTCGCGAACGCGAACTGATCGAGCAAGCCGCCAGTGTCGATGTCGAGATCAATGCACTGAGCAGCTACTGGCTGCCCGATACACAAACACCGGTGGACCAGCGCGCTGGCCTTGTCCTGGGCTTCGCCGCTGTGCCCGAAGCGGCGATCAACGCAGCGCTCGCACGCCTGGAAAAGGTCTGGCGTTAATCACGCGGTACCTCATGTCTCGGTCTTTGGTTCCAGACCCAGAAACAGTTGGCGCAGGTCCGGGTCGAGTAGTTTGCGCAGCACGCCATCAATCGGCTCTACGCTGCTCAAGATGTGCTGCTGTTCCGGGGCGAGGGTCTTGAGAAAATCATCCGCGACTTTCAAGTGTGCCGCGGTGGGGTTATCCGCAGGGCTATCGAGGGCGTCATAGTGAAAATGCGCCACCCAAAACACCAGGTTGTTTGCCTTGTCGAGAATCCGGTATTCCTGAAACACGTCGCCTAAGCCTTTGGTCTGGATGCGTCCTCGTTCGTCGCGACGGATCTCAACCTGTCGGTTCTCATGCAGCCATTTGAAGGCGCTTTGTGTCGGCTTGCGCTTTTGGTACAGGCGCGCTCGCACCTCGACACCTTCTTGACGTATCTGGCGTGCCGCCTCCCGCAGTTCCAAGCTGAGCGTGGCGATTGGAGCAGGGGGGCCACCTGCTTTGTTGATCCGGATGATGGCCCGATCCACCTGGCTGGCACCCTGTTCCAGCTTGAGTGCCTGTTGGTCAAATACATCCTGCATGTCGGCGGGTATGCGCCTTGGACGCAGGGCATCCTTGCGCGTTTGGGTGATGAACTCACGAGTATTGAGGTTCAGTTCAATGGCGGCCTCGATAATCTGGTTGTCATCCAGGGCCGAGGGTGGCAATTGGCGGGTCAACGCGATGGGCTTGATGGGCTCGTCCGTAGTAGTTTCCACTTCAGTCCGGGTGGGCGCGCGCGGCCGGGTCTTGTGCACTTTGACCGTTTGCCTTGAAGGCCCCTGCTGTCCTCGCTCTGCCGGTTTTCGCACCACCTGCGGCTCTGGCAACAACGCCTGGAGTCGGTCCTGTGCCAGTTGTTCGAACTCGGCAATAAGCGCTCGCAGATCATTAAGCCGGGGTTGCTTGACCAAGCCTGGGTAGGTGACAGGCAGTTCCTGAATACGCTGATCGGCATCGGCGAACGCTTCGACCAAACGGCTCATCACTTCCACAGGCACCTGCAAAGGGTGAGGGGTATCAGCCGCTTTTATGAGGTCCAGCACTTGATTCGCGGCGTGGGCGGCACTCACGACAATCTTGCCGACGGCGTCTCGAGCCTGGGACATCATCGGGCTGGCTTGCTCTTGAATGCACAACTCCTGCGCCATGCCGATTTCATTGGCTTTGAGATCCAGGGCAGTGAAGGAGGGCGTGAGTTTCCTTATTTTTAGTGATTGCTCAATACCGGCTCGTCCTGCTGCGCGCATACCCTCAAGCGTCGAGCCCGACAGTGCCAGTTTTTCGACCATTTCGTGGCTCAAGTCGATCGCCTGCTCGATCCTGCTGATGTAGGTCCCTAGCGGCATTGGATCTGACTGACTTGAGTTGCTCAGCATGTGGGTGGCTTGGGCATACTGGCTTTTCTTGATGACAAACCACAGCGCGAGATTCTTTTGCAGCAGGGTGCTCATGCGCAGCAGGTCGTAGACATAGTTCTTCGTTCCACCCAACGTGCGCCATTCCTGCAACTGCTCCAACACCTTCTGATACCCGGCGATGGTTGTATCCAGTTTTTGCGTGTAAGCCTCGCACAAGCGATCGTAGTCTTTGCTATCGGCTTTCTGAATGTCGGTTTGCATCGCTGTCAGCTCGGTTTCGCTCAGCGTTTCCTGGTTTTTGAAGGTTTCCAGAACCTTGTCCAATTCATGTTTACGCACCTCGCCAGCGGCGACCTGGGGTTTGCTGAACACATTCCCGGCCCCCCCTCGCAGGCGTAACCGCAGATCGATAAACCATTGCCCTTTGCTGTTATGAACCAGCGGCGGGCCGGTTCGGCTGAGGCGACTGGGGTCGACGATGTAAGCCTGTTCGTCGCCGTTGACCAGGACCTGGAACCAACGGTCGCCGACCTGGGCAAACTGTTTATCGTCGAGCTGGTAGAGATGGGGAGGCGCTTCGTTTACCTGCGTCACGTTCTCGTCAGCGATATCGATTGCCGGGACTTTGAATGTATCCAGCCAGGCGCCCAGCGCCGCAGGTGTGCGACGTGGCACTGCACCCGCGACTTCAAGTGAGGAGTAGTGCTCCGGAGCTAGTTCCGAGGACAGCGGGACGGGGTTGAAGGTAATGGCGCCAGGCTCGATTTTCGGCGTGATTTCTTTCTCCGTCGAACGCCGTGTTTTGCCTGATAACGTCTTGCGCCGCAGCACGGCGTGATGGCTGAGGATAATGCCCCGGGTCAGGAGAATGTCCGAGACGGAAGTCCATACGATAAAGCTGTCGCCCTTGTCGCTGGCGTCGAGCGCCTGCTGGATCTCATTGATGCTCTGCCATACCCAGACCGCCGTTCCGACGGCTCCGCTGAGAACATTCGATGCTGCGTTGAACAAAGCCCAACTGCTGTCTTTGAGCAGGCTCCAGCGTCGTTCGGCATTCGATTGTGACTGGCGGTCAGCCAGATCAACCAATGCCTGCGCATTGCTCTTGAACAGCATCGAAAGGACGTTGCCGGTGATCTCTTCACTCTCGAACACCACGCGCCCGAACCGGTTCGCGCGCTGCAATGGATTGACCAACTGTTCGGCCACCAGCCAGGGGGAAGGCAGGCCCACCGGGAAAACAGACTGAGCGTATTCAAAGCTCAGGGTTT
This genomic window contains:
- a CDS encoding homocysteine S-methyltransferase family protein, with translation MGAANTVILDGGMGRELQRRGAPFRQPEWSALALSEAPQAVEAVHAAYIESGADVITSNSYAVVPFHIGEERFAAEGQALAALAGELARRAVDAAGKPVRVAGSLPPLFGSYRPDLFNAARVTELLDPLVKGLAPHVDLWLAETQSSIIEARAIHAGLPKDGKPFWLSFTLKDEDTDEVPRLRSGEPVAEAAEAAAELGVETLLFNCSQPEVIGAAIDAARETFERLGVKIHIGAYANAFPPQPKEATANDGLDPLREDLDPPGYLQWAADWQERGASHLGGCCGIGPEHIAVLAQKLA
- a CDS encoding GNAT family N-acetyltransferase, producing the protein MSQIEIRQVTADEHAAWLPLWQAYLRFYNTELPEAVTHSTWQRMLDRNEPTHSALAWLDGKAVGMVNFIYHRSNWSIENSCYLQDLLVVPETRGTGVGRKLIEFVYATAKEDGCCKVHWLTHETNATAIQLYERIAERPGFIQFRKAL
- a CDS encoding ABC transporter substrate-binding protein — translated: MKIQPLLALGLTILAASTQAFAGDTLDRIEQKKELVGVLMESYPPFSFLNEQNQLAGFDVDVAKAVADKLGVKLRLETPSWDVIAAGRWSGRYDICVCSMTPSKARAEVFDFPVEYYASPAVIVVNAKDDSIHSAKDLSGKKVGLTSASSYESYLNKNLVIEGAEDTQLQYPFEDVQIAPYDTDNVAFQDLALGAGVRLDAILTNLVTAQPRLTEDKRFKLAGEPLYSEPNSVAIEKGDAQWDAKVREVFAQLKQDGTLSKLSQKWIGADISK
- a CDS encoding autotransporter outer membrane beta-barrel domain-containing protein, with the protein product MFTQHRFRPHHLALAIALAVGCVDFSFAEQTSVDAGTPSSETPEQLIGQLEAFISHADTIKTSITRAVDGNNRAFSEGNDLVIVTGRGALTGTVDGRGGTNFLQLDTASGGTLGESRNFEGLELKRSTWTVNSLNDFKTGVWVRPKATLINDGGVEGGALIQGSLVNTGEIGGGVTVQSGGTLTNSGTVMGEVLVDEKGAFAGNGRVGGLQVNGRFSVDKIHGAPTVSGDLRLSKTAELTYEVDADRNSATVIVDGTASLGGATLNIVASPGDYPYVSANTILLANRVEGEFGKVLNNLAFLTPKVEYEEQKVDLILTRNDVPIEAFAITENGEEFAQSVEEPIDIPQAETSSDVAPLFAETPTPPIAADTPVTASAPATAAHPAPSPAKPSTPTNVAVAALLGTDIQTASHAIEQLAGSNNANLAKATLNSDSPISTTLLSAMRQMDSAAGFGNQKNSPRTAAGNEQSSRIWLQALGHGGTLDRDYDPLKHSTHGLVLGADWHIDGQWRIGVMAGKSDTRLDSRDLDGDLDSWHLGAYAQRQNGPVALRLGATYSNHDGSTKRRVAFNGFSDRPQGRYDASTQQAFAEVAYNLGRANVSIEPFASLGYQRYQRDGYTEKGGAAALKVEGQTQNNLNSTFGLRLAKLNTLDNGMQLTPRFSAGWKHTYGDVYIDTRQRLVTGGKNYRVYGAPLDRDSLLVDAGLDLGLSANHTLGVGLNGEFGTDSRNHGVTGQWRMNF
- a CDS encoding amino acid ABC transporter permease, which produces MTSFPTPPQPPQPVAESRLRRIFGFRTRLYLTWAAMLGLFASFFLSFDLKFSIILDKLPNLIGLHLAPNGFLQGAALTLFLCLCSIVTSSLLGFITALARLSKSAVAFGIASFYASFFRGTPLLIQILLIYLGLPQLGIVPGAIAAGIIALSLNYGAYLSEIFRAGILGVPHGQREASLALGMRETVIFWRVTLPQAMRTIIPPTTNQFISMLKDSSLISVMGVWEVMFLAQSYGRSSYRYIEMLTTAAVIYWVMSIGLELLQARMERHYGKAYLQRS
- a CDS encoding FMN-binding negative transcriptional regulator, yielding MYNPNGFAIKDVDELHQQILGTRLAMVITHGEQGLQASHLPLLFRPDEGPNGTLYGHFARANPQWKELQDGAEALVIFAGADAYVSPGFYPSKAEHGKVVPTWNYVAVHAYGTAEVFSDADRLLGLVSSLTDRHEAGRAQPWKVADAPADYIDGMLKAIVGFALPIQRLEGKRKLSQNRSTADIAGVREGLAASPDVHDQALAHLMR
- the pdxR gene encoding MocR-like pyridoxine biosynthesis transcription factor PdxR: MSQAPLSLSFNPAGIELDRRQGLSRQLYQALRLRVLDGRLASGTRLPASRDLATALAISRNSVVRAYDQLYAEGFIEGRVGDGTYVAQLPQAALPTKKLSTKVSTGLSTGLPTTLSTNWLDLPVVSSSKVIHSGPLGRVEKNHLALPPSGPPRAFRVGVPAFDLFPFEVWAKLNAAFWRKPDLQQLCYGDPAGDARLRGMIAAYLRSSRGMQCSAEQIVITSGAQQGISLCAQLLVEPGDGVAIENPGYRAAGHAFAVAGARLHGVAVDAEGIDCTELNALSDCRLAYVTPSHQYPTGVVMSLARRLELLAWAERTQGWIVEDDYDGEYRYSGAPLAPLAALDRQGRVLYVGTFGKVAFPALRLGYLVLPPGLVQAFSQRRAVDVRHSEVSTQAVMAEFMGAGHFQRHIRRMRRAALGRRNTLLAGWPQNIPGIGSLPSVAAGLHLTVAVNSQARERELIEQAASVDVEINALSSYWLPDTQTPVDQRAGLVLGFAAVPEAAINAALARLEKVWR
- a CDS encoding GNAT family N-acetyltransferase → MSTSLANWTGVPAPSVQTLEGRFIRLEKLDPARHADGLWKALQGPGSDPKLWDYLPYGPFPERSAFNDWLNNHAANSDPYFFSVIDRASGEVQGILSLMSIVPAQGRIEIGHVTFGAPMQRSPKSTEAIYLLAKESFALGYRRLEWKCNNGNARSKYAAERLGFSFEGVFRQHMVVKGQNRDTAWYSILDSEWPAIGAGFERWLSDENQTESGQVKTLAECRT